The following proteins come from a genomic window of Gimesia chilikensis:
- the malQ gene encoding 4-alpha-glucanotransferase: MTADDEITDHASPVLQKRGAGLLLHATSLPGPYGIGDLGAAARDWIDLLARAGQSWWQMLPLSAIGYGDSPYQPVSSFAGNWLLISPEDLLAVGLVHDNELQLPDFAADHVDYPAVRAFKQRLLQTVSAKFHSWASEELRQDFARFLEQEQHWLEDYTLFQALSDRYQGASYLTWPAELVHREEAALAEARRQLTPEIEQIRLAQYLVYRQAERLKEYAHEQGIQLIGDLPFFVSPDSCDAWANPELFLLDEQFRPKYVAGVPPDYFSAEGQLWGNPVFDWEALRETGYQWNINRIRALLQHVDLIRLDHFRGFAAAWHVPAGAPSALTGEWVTGPGSDFFNVVQRELGSLPFIAEDLGVITDDVNELRDRFQLPGTRVLQFAFDGDPANPYLPQNFNENSVVYTGTHDNNTTRGWFRGLSAEERLPIYQLLQRAEVSEAEIAPLFLEQAWSSVAMLSIAPLQDLLNLGEEARMNTPGSCEGNWRWRCTTDLLSESAFQSLQKLTTMEER, encoded by the coding sequence ATGACCGCCGATGATGAGATTACAGACCATGCTTCCCCCGTACTGCAGAAACGCGGTGCCGGCCTGCTGCTGCATGCGACATCCTTACCCGGTCCGTATGGCATCGGCGATCTGGGAGCCGCAGCCCGTGACTGGATCGACCTGCTCGCCCGGGCAGGGCAGTCCTGGTGGCAGATGTTGCCCCTCTCGGCGATCGGCTACGGAGATTCTCCCTACCAGCCCGTCTCCTCTTTCGCCGGCAACTGGCTGTTGATCAGCCCCGAAGATCTCCTCGCGGTGGGACTCGTTCATGATAATGAACTACAGCTTCCCGATTTCGCAGCCGACCACGTCGACTATCCAGCAGTCAGAGCATTCAAACAGCGATTGCTGCAGACGGTCTCTGCGAAATTTCATTCCTGGGCCAGTGAGGAACTGCGCCAGGACTTCGCACGGTTTCTGGAACAGGAACAGCACTGGCTGGAAGATTACACTCTGTTTCAGGCACTCTCAGATCGCTATCAGGGAGCCAGTTATCTCACCTGGCCTGCAGAACTGGTCCACCGGGAAGAGGCTGCCCTGGCTGAAGCGCGTCGACAACTGACCCCGGAAATCGAACAGATCCGCCTGGCCCAGTATCTGGTGTACCGTCAGGCGGAGCGACTCAAAGAGTATGCGCACGAGCAGGGAATTCAGCTTATTGGCGATCTTCCTTTTTTTGTCTCCCCCGATTCCTGTGACGCCTGGGCGAACCCGGAACTGTTCCTGCTGGATGAACAGTTCCGGCCGAAGTACGTCGCCGGTGTCCCTCCCGATTACTTCAGTGCCGAGGGACAACTCTGGGGTAATCCTGTCTTTGACTGGGAGGCACTCCGTGAGACCGGCTATCAGTGGAACATCAATCGCATCCGCGCACTCCTGCAGCACGTGGACCTCATCCGCCTTGATCATTTCCGGGGCTTCGCTGCCGCCTGGCACGTCCCCGCTGGCGCACCAAGTGCGCTTACTGGAGAATGGGTGACCGGACCGGGCAGTGACTTCTTTAATGTCGTACAGAGGGAACTGGGCTCACTCCCCTTTATCGCTGAGGATCTGGGAGTCATCACCGACGATGTCAACGAACTCCGCGACCGCTTCCAACTGCCGGGAACCCGGGTTCTGCAGTTCGCCTTCGACGGAGATCCCGCGAATCCTTACCTGCCTCAGAATTTCAATGAGAATTCTGTTGTCTACACGGGTACGCACGACAATAACACCACGCGTGGCTGGTTCCGCGGTCTGTCTGCAGAAGAACGACTGCCGATTTATCAGCTGCTGCAACGTGCGGAAGTATCCGAGGCAGAAATCGCACCGCTCTTTCTGGAACAGGCCTGGTCCTCCGTGGCGATGTTGTCGATCGCTCCCCTGCAGGATCTGCTGAACCTGGGCGAGGAAGCCCGGATGAATACGCCCGGATCGTGCGAGGGAAACTGGCGCTGGCGATGCACAACGGACCTGTTATCGGAGTCAGCCTTTCAATCGCTGCAGAAATTGACGACAATGGAAGAACGCTAA
- a CDS encoding FAD-dependent oxidoreductase, giving the protein MFQPVRLLSLLLAALFLLQSPLRAAQTEQQKPLKADVIVYGATPGGFCAAIAAAREGAEVILLEPTDHIGGLNTGGLSFSDSNQTVRSTVMGLFDEWHTRIEKDYADRGITLPYRVSVKDQSKWTYEPHVAMRVTRQMLDEAGVKVLREQRLQSVQKAGTQIKELVTNRGRFAAQVFVDGTYEGDLMAAAGVSWTIGREGKAEYGESLAGKRYPKGKMKINGFDDQGQLLPLITTTDAGPEDEGDSNVMVYSFRLCLTDDPDNRVPFPQPKNYDPDRFEVVRRYVKSGGRVGWDMYPLPGGKLDGNNSIGGQFSLGLVGACNGWSEADAAGRAAIWEEHKQYTLEFYHFLTTDPVVPEKIRQQYAQLGLCKDEFPEYGHFSPTLYVREGRRMRGMFVLSQKDILEQPEKEDPIVISSFPIDSHDCQRVALKGGGVINEGTIFPVRRAYPKQGYAYHVPYRSILPQPDECTNLLVPVALSCTHVGISSIRVEPTWMILGQSAGIAAAMTARKNTTVQKLPYPELRKRLLKRGQVLELPEVPPEPKTVSGIDPKMLPGVVLDDGAAELKGSWSRSTNFKPYIGKGYVHDGKSGNGSASATFRFKVPHTGRYQLLMAYSAHPTRAKQVPVTVSSGTDQSTLTVDQTRPLPAGKRFREIGTVRLQGATETTITVSNDQTDGFVILDAIQLLPIAEK; this is encoded by the coding sequence ATGTTTCAACCAGTTCGTCTACTCTCCCTGTTACTGGCAGCCCTTTTCCTTCTACAAAGTCCGCTCCGTGCAGCGCAAACTGAGCAACAGAAACCGCTAAAGGCTGATGTCATCGTTTACGGGGCAACACCGGGGGGATTCTGTGCAGCGATTGCAGCGGCACGCGAAGGAGCTGAGGTGATTCTGCTGGAGCCGACCGATCATATCGGGGGCTTGAATACCGGCGGCCTGAGCTTCAGTGATTCCAACCAGACGGTCCGCAGTACAGTCATGGGGCTGTTCGATGAATGGCATACGCGGATTGAAAAAGACTATGCCGACCGGGGAATCACGCTGCCGTACAGGGTGAGTGTGAAAGACCAGTCGAAATGGACCTACGAACCACACGTGGCGATGCGAGTGACGCGACAGATGCTGGATGAGGCAGGCGTCAAAGTACTGCGGGAACAGCGTCTGCAGTCGGTTCAGAAAGCAGGGACGCAAATCAAAGAGCTGGTCACCAACAGGGGACGCTTCGCAGCGCAGGTCTTCGTGGACGGCACATACGAAGGGGATCTGATGGCAGCGGCGGGCGTCAGCTGGACTATCGGTCGCGAAGGGAAAGCGGAATATGGTGAATCCCTGGCGGGCAAACGCTACCCAAAAGGGAAAATGAAAATCAACGGTTTCGATGACCAGGGTCAGCTGTTGCCTTTGATCACCACGACGGATGCGGGGCCTGAAGATGAAGGTGATTCCAATGTCATGGTTTACAGTTTCCGGCTCTGCCTGACGGATGATCCCGACAACCGGGTGCCTTTTCCACAACCAAAGAATTATGATCCCGACCGGTTCGAGGTGGTGCGACGCTATGTGAAATCGGGGGGCCGTGTGGGCTGGGATATGTATCCGCTGCCCGGTGGAAAACTGGACGGCAACAATTCGATTGGGGGCCAGTTCTCTCTCGGTCTGGTGGGAGCGTGTAACGGCTGGAGTGAAGCGGACGCAGCAGGTCGGGCCGCGATCTGGGAAGAACATAAGCAGTACACGCTGGAGTTTTATCATTTTCTGACAACGGATCCGGTGGTCCCGGAAAAGATTCGTCAGCAGTATGCGCAACTGGGGCTCTGTAAAGATGAGTTTCCCGAGTACGGACATTTCTCTCCCACCCTGTATGTACGCGAAGGACGTCGGATGCGGGGCATGTTTGTGCTGAGCCAGAAAGACATTCTGGAACAGCCCGAAAAAGAGGATCCGATTGTGATCTCGTCCTTCCCGATTGACTCGCATGACTGTCAGCGGGTGGCCCTGAAAGGGGGCGGCGTGATCAATGAGGGGACGATTTTTCCGGTCAGACGCGCGTACCCGAAGCAGGGCTATGCGTATCACGTCCCCTATCGTTCGATCCTGCCCCAACCGGATGAATGCACCAACCTGCTGGTGCCGGTGGCTCTCTCCTGTACTCACGTCGGTATCTCTTCGATTCGCGTAGAGCCCACGTGGATGATTCTCGGTCAGAGTGCCGGCATCGCGGCGGCCATGACTGCCCGTAAGAACACGACCGTGCAGAAACTCCCCTACCCGGAACTGCGGAAGAGACTGCTGAAGCGGGGACAGGTACTGGAACTACCCGAAGTCCCCCCCGAACCGAAGACCGTGAGCGGTATCGATCCGAAGATGCTGCCAGGCGTGGTGCTGGATGATGGAGCCGCGGAACTCAAGGGGAGCTGGAGCCGTTCCACGAATTTTAAACCTTATATCGGCAAGGGCTACGTACACGATGGTAAGTCAGGGAACGGAAGTGCGTCGGCAACCTTCCGCTTCAAAGTACCCCACACGGGTCGTTATCAGTTGCTGATGGCTTACTCGGCGCATCCGACCCGTGCGAAACAGGTTCCCGTGACCGTATCCAGCGGCACAGACCAATCGACGCTGACCGTCGATCAGACCAGGCCGTTACCGGCGGGGAAACGGTTTCGCGAGATTGGAACAGTCCGGTTGCAGGGCGCTACCGAAACCACGATCACCGTCAGCAACGATCAGACTGACGGCTTCGTGATTCTGGATGCGATCCAGCTGCTGCCGATCGCGGAAAAGTAA
- a CDS encoding class I SAM-dependent methyltransferase: MRVLCFTLLATVCLHFSPVMAQETATAPPQSVKPGINKSFLDPDLDVDQWIKRFEVESREVFRARDQIVKQLKLKPGDRIADVGTGTGLFVEPFSLAVGEKGWVFALDIVPKFVERVGKISDILDLKNVTPVLCGQDDVRLPPGSIDAAFICDVYHHFEYPSRSMASLHKAIVPGGQLILIDFERIPGKSREWTLGHVRAGKETFRKEVEDAGFEFVEEVKIPAFEENYFLRFKRK, encoded by the coding sequence ATGCGTGTTTTATGTTTTACTCTGCTCGCCACCGTCTGCCTGCATTTCTCTCCTGTCATGGCCCAGGAGACTGCCACCGCGCCACCTCAAAGTGTGAAGCCGGGCATCAATAAGTCATTCCTCGATCCCGATCTGGATGTCGATCAATGGATTAAACGCTTTGAAGTCGAAAGCCGGGAAGTCTTTCGCGCCCGCGACCAGATTGTGAAACAGCTGAAACTCAAACCCGGCGATCGCATTGCCGATGTCGGGACCGGGACGGGGCTGTTCGTCGAACCGTTCTCCCTGGCAGTTGGAGAAAAAGGCTGGGTATTTGCTCTGGATATTGTCCCCAAATTCGTCGAACGGGTCGGGAAAATCTCAGATATCCTGGATCTGAAGAATGTCACTCCCGTCCTCTGTGGACAGGACGACGTCCGCCTGCCCCCCGGTTCAATTGACGCCGCCTTCATCTGCGATGTCTACCATCATTTCGAATACCCGTCCCGGTCGATGGCATCCCTGCACAAGGCAATCGTTCCCGGTGGTCAGTTGATTCTGATCGACTTCGAACGCATCCCCGGCAAGTCCCGCGAATGGACGCTGGGCCATGTTCGCGCAGGCAAAGAGACCTTCCGTAAAGAAGTCGAAGACGCTGGGTTCGAATTCGTGGAAGAAGTCAAAATTCCCGCCTTTGAGGAAAACTACTTCCTGCGGTTCAAACGCAAGTAA
- a CDS encoding efflux RND transporter permease subunit produces the protein MNILPEFAIRYRTIVFTIVGLLVFWGIVSFQTMPRREDPEFTIMTCVVTTPWPGVSAVKVEELITDPLEEVLDGIEEVDVLRSTSINGLSTIFVDLYDNVSPAHVDQVWDQVRARVRNVEMPEENITPIVTDDFGDTSVILFAIYQKPLPGQTEIDPHRIYTDRDLDLYSERVRDALRLLDGVAKVQRFGVREEAIYIETDAGTWSQLQLTTGDLKELIADRNIIEAGGLLDTGDGRFYVKPGGKLDVVNEINTLVADLSSSDKGSNQVYLNDLGLNVRRAYQDPPSLICRYSDPETSQSAVIVAVTMKSGSNIIDICNASKARLEEMQNLTYELPPDLGLVPISDQSESVNNRIHEVVINVIEAVIIVVVVVYLVVGFRTATVMAANIPFVTLIAVGVITLFGVQLEQMSLASMIISLGLLVDNAVQICDQSRTNQIEGMGPIEASVSGARMLAAPMLNGTLTTIASFVPMVIFFEGGNREFIYSLPVTLSVMLAVSWVLAMTFCVILAAMFIRPPKSKDQPSAPLVRCFYWFKGLFRRKRPADDFSWKSENQHFISRIYGALVSQAIKHKFLTLGVSIGLFFLALKLPVSTEFFPQGERDQFVVGVWLPENVSIEQTNQAARQVEELLRKLSPTTDEAGNQIERLRAMRTLVGGGGSRWYLSWNPESRKANYAEILIRTSDPKLTHDFAQQVRQVALTGDANLGIEPLPGIRVVPMEMMLGPPAAPVALRITGNGFADLHKLREVAGQVEKLIRDQPETWNTHDSWGADGYQLQVNVDADRASLAGVSNAQIASTLNTYYSGKQLTMFREGDYSVPVYFRLIPEGRKSVSTIESAYIEGRNGKVPIKSVAAFEYGWEPAVIERRDMNRTIEVSARVEPGASGNDIVSRIMSSDEFRQIEANLPNGFRIEIGGALEESMQASGMMLKAFGMSFITILLLLVIQFNSISKSIMIIFTLPLALIGALLGLYLTSNPLGFMPQLGILSLFGIVLNTAIIFMEFADYQIAARSKASNGRGPIVGLTRDEFRDCLAEAGKQRLLPIFLTTATTVGGLLPLALAGGPLWVGMAWLMIVGLLMATLLTLFVIPALYAIIVENFRISPLSVPMEDEPVLKEVPQPLSAV, from the coding sequence ATGAACATTCTTCCCGAATTTGCCATCCGTTACCGAACTATTGTTTTTACCATCGTCGGTCTGCTGGTCTTCTGGGGCATAGTCTCCTTTCAGACCATGCCCCGCCGCGAAGATCCTGAATTTACCATCATGACCTGCGTCGTCACGACCCCCTGGCCGGGCGTCTCGGCGGTAAAGGTCGAAGAGCTGATTACCGATCCGCTCGAAGAGGTCCTGGATGGCATCGAAGAGGTAGACGTTCTGCGTTCGACTTCCATCAACGGCTTGTCGACCATTTTTGTTGATCTGTATGACAACGTCTCCCCTGCGCACGTCGATCAGGTCTGGGATCAGGTACGCGCCCGCGTTCGGAACGTGGAGATGCCCGAGGAGAATATCACCCCCATCGTCACCGACGACTTCGGCGACACGAGCGTAATCCTCTTTGCCATCTATCAGAAACCGTTGCCGGGCCAGACAGAGATCGACCCGCACCGCATTTACACCGATCGGGACCTGGATCTCTATTCAGAACGCGTTCGCGATGCCCTCCGCCTGCTCGACGGCGTCGCCAAAGTCCAGCGGTTCGGCGTTCGGGAAGAAGCGATCTACATCGAGACCGATGCCGGCACCTGGTCGCAGCTGCAGTTGACCACAGGCGATCTCAAAGAGCTGATTGCAGACCGCAACATTATTGAAGCAGGAGGCCTGCTCGATACCGGCGATGGACGTTTCTATGTCAAGCCGGGGGGTAAACTCGACGTCGTGAATGAAATCAACACCCTCGTCGCTGATCTCTCCAGTTCGGACAAAGGTTCCAACCAGGTGTATCTGAATGACCTGGGGCTGAATGTCAGACGTGCTTACCAGGATCCGCCCTCACTGATCTGTCGCTACAGCGATCCGGAGACTTCGCAGTCGGCAGTGATTGTCGCGGTCACCATGAAATCGGGGTCGAATATCATCGATATCTGTAATGCCTCCAAAGCCCGCCTGGAGGAAATGCAGAATCTGACCTATGAACTCCCCCCAGATCTCGGACTCGTGCCCATCTCCGACCAGTCTGAAAGTGTGAATAACCGCATACACGAAGTGGTCATCAATGTCATTGAAGCGGTGATCATAGTGGTCGTGGTCGTCTACCTGGTTGTGGGCTTTCGCACCGCCACCGTCATGGCTGCTAACATCCCCTTTGTCACCCTGATTGCCGTCGGCGTCATCACGCTCTTCGGAGTTCAGCTCGAGCAGATGTCGCTGGCCTCGATGATTATCTCACTCGGTCTGCTTGTGGATAACGCGGTGCAGATCTGTGATCAGTCGCGCACCAATCAGATCGAAGGCATGGGACCGATTGAAGCCAGCGTCAGCGGAGCCCGCATGTTGGCGGCTCCCATGCTGAATGGAACCCTTACCACTATCGCCTCCTTCGTGCCGATGGTCATCTTCTTTGAGGGAGGCAACCGCGAGTTTATCTACAGTCTGCCGGTCACCCTCTCCGTAATGCTGGCGGTCAGCTGGGTTCTGGCGATGACCTTCTGTGTGATTCTGGCGGCCATGTTTATTCGCCCGCCCAAATCCAAAGATCAACCCAGTGCGCCCCTGGTCCGCTGCTTCTACTGGTTCAAAGGCCTCTTTCGCCGCAAACGGCCTGCCGACGACTTCTCCTGGAAATCGGAGAACCAACATTTCATCAGTCGGATTTACGGGGCTCTGGTTTCACAGGCCATTAAACACAAATTCCTCACGCTGGGCGTTTCCATCGGTCTCTTTTTCCTGGCACTCAAACTGCCGGTCAGTACTGAGTTCTTTCCCCAGGGAGAACGTGATCAGTTTGTCGTCGGCGTCTGGCTCCCGGAAAACGTGAGCATCGAACAGACCAACCAGGCCGCCAGGCAGGTTGAAGAACTGCTTCGCAAGCTGAGCCCCACCACCGACGAGGCCGGCAACCAGATCGAACGTCTGCGGGCCATGCGCACCCTCGTCGGAGGCGGCGGCTCCCGCTGGTATCTGTCCTGGAATCCCGAATCCCGAAAAGCCAACTACGCCGAGATCCTGATTCGAACTTCCGATCCAAAACTCACGCACGACTTTGCCCAGCAGGTACGTCAGGTCGCACTCACCGGCGATGCAAATCTGGGCATCGAGCCGCTGCCAGGCATCCGCGTTGTCCCCATGGAGATGATGCTCGGACCGCCGGCGGCCCCTGTGGCCTTGCGGATTACCGGAAATGGCTTCGCAGATCTGCACAAACTCCGCGAGGTCGCCGGCCAGGTGGAGAAGCTGATCCGTGATCAGCCCGAGACCTGGAACACGCACGATTCCTGGGGCGCCGACGGCTACCAGTTGCAGGTCAACGTGGATGCCGATCGCGCCAGTCTGGCAGGAGTCAGTAATGCCCAGATCGCCTCGACCCTGAATACCTACTATTCGGGAAAACAGCTGACCATGTTCCGCGAAGGAGACTATTCGGTTCCCGTCTATTTCCGCCTGATTCCCGAGGGACGCAAATCAGTGTCGACCATCGAATCCGCCTACATCGAAGGTCGCAACGGTAAGGTTCCCATCAAATCGGTCGCGGCTTTCGAGTATGGCTGGGAACCCGCGGTCATCGAACGCCGCGATATGAACCGGACCATCGAAGTCTCTGCCCGCGTCGAACCCGGCGCCTCCGGGAACGATATCGTGAGTCGGATCATGTCCTCCGATGAATTCAGACAGATCGAAGCGAATCTGCCCAACGGATTCCGTATCGAAATCGGCGGTGCACTCGAAGAATCGATGCAGGCTTCCGGCATGATGCTCAAAGCCTTCGGCATGTCCTTCATAACCATCCTGCTCCTGCTGGTCATTCAGTTTAACAGCATCTCGAAGTCGATCATGATTATCTTCACGCTCCCCCTGGCACTGATCGGGGCCTTGCTGGGTCTGTATCTCACCAGTAATCCCCTGGGCTTCATGCCTCAGCTGGGTATCCTGTCTCTGTTCGGCATCGTTTTGAATACAGCCATCATCTTCATGGAGTTCGCCGACTACCAGATCGCTGCCCGCTCGAAGGCCAGCAACGGACGTGGTCCCATTGTCGGGCTCACCCGGGATGAGTTCCGCGACTGTCTGGCCGAAGCCGGCAAGCAGCGTCTGCTCCCCATCTTCCTGACGACGGCCACCACTGTTGGCGGCCTGCTTCCCCTCGCCCTGGCTGGCGGACCCTTGTGGGTGGGTATGGCCTGGCTGATGATTGTGGGACTGCTGATGGCGACCCTGTTGACCCTGTTTGTCATCCCGGCTCTCTACGCCATCATCGTCGAAAACTTCCGCATCAGCCCGCTCAGTGTTCCCATGGAGGATGAGCCCGTTCTCAAGGAAGTGCCACAGCCACTATCTGCCGTTTGA
- a CDS encoding efflux RND transporter periplasmic adaptor subunit, translating to MLHEMTPVSHSLVTGSVGAWKTEKIGFEISGRVESVLEPETEIEGRVLDQGSGKVLVPGTVLARLHDERYRIAVDSARAAVDVALQRNKAMQVEIAEGLPARLASAQAEQQLARAESQRTVTLVSKKVATRSDYDRAMAELQTTNATVKNLEAELKTKQAELSSQDAEIEKARFQLAEAERNLRDTVLYSSFRGQVAQVHAVPGSYLDAGDPALTIQIMDPIKVELELSAAMSRRFHRGDIVRVIAENSQGQQTGLEGYVYMTDPNADAETRTFTVTLLVRNRKSQLKIPRGYPTENIARTKDIWPLNFAPIVSGGNTLMTEEKAIRRDANGAFLWKITNRRAGEITSSANRILNVEKVRITPGTIRVPFLGNWYFVPVEIQPGQNFDPQRDLVAGELKVSQGQPDNWNGRHILLDESSWLLRPGDVVRVGLDQGATTPGLYVPMKAIRQQAGKTSIFIVDDATEQTMAREVEIVLSESSFPSSREMMLRQIRPAPGVKLPPHARVILEGMPFLSDGEPVTVVGKPEAVQ from the coding sequence ATGCTCCACGAGATGACCCCGGTTTCCCATTCACTCGTCACTGGATCGGTGGGCGCCTGGAAAACAGAGAAAATCGGCTTCGAAATTTCGGGACGCGTCGAAAGTGTGCTTGAGCCCGAAACCGAAATCGAAGGCCGCGTACTCGACCAGGGGAGCGGCAAAGTGCTGGTGCCGGGCACCGTCCTGGCTCGACTGCACGACGAACGGTACCGCATTGCCGTCGATTCCGCCCGGGCTGCCGTCGATGTCGCCCTGCAAAGAAATAAAGCCATGCAGGTGGAAATCGCCGAAGGCCTCCCCGCCCGCCTCGCTTCAGCCCAGGCAGAACAGCAACTGGCCCGGGCAGAGTCGCAGCGCACGGTAACCCTGGTCAGCAAAAAAGTCGCCACCCGTTCCGATTACGACCGGGCAATGGCCGAACTGCAGACCACGAACGCCACGGTCAAAAATCTCGAAGCAGAATTGAAAACCAAACAGGCGGAACTCAGCTCCCAGGATGCAGAGATCGAAAAAGCCCGCTTTCAACTCGCAGAAGCCGAACGCAATTTACGCGATACCGTCCTCTATTCCTCTTTTCGCGGACAGGTCGCCCAGGTCCACGCGGTTCCGGGCAGCTACCTCGATGCCGGTGATCCCGCTTTAACCATTCAGATCATGGATCCCATCAAAGTCGAGCTGGAACTCTCCGCTGCCATGTCGCGGCGTTTTCATCGAGGTGATATCGTGCGGGTTATCGCCGAAAACAGCCAGGGACAGCAGACCGGACTCGAAGGCTATGTTTATATGACCGACCCTAATGCGGATGCGGAGACTAGAACCTTCACCGTTACCCTGCTTGTGCGCAATCGGAAATCGCAACTCAAAATTCCCCGCGGTTATCCGACTGAGAATATTGCCCGTACGAAAGATATCTGGCCCTTGAATTTCGCTCCGATTGTCAGCGGCGGTAACACGCTCATGACTGAAGAAAAAGCGATCCGCCGAGACGCAAACGGCGCATTTCTCTGGAAGATTACGAACCGCCGGGCAGGTGAAATCACCTCGTCAGCCAATCGCATCTTAAACGTCGAAAAAGTCCGCATCACGCCCGGCACCATTCGGGTTCCTTTCCTGGGAAACTGGTACTTCGTCCCGGTGGAAATTCAGCCAGGGCAGAACTTTGATCCGCAACGTGATCTGGTGGCCGGGGAACTCAAGGTCAGCCAGGGGCAGCCGGACAACTGGAACGGACGCCATATCCTCCTCGACGAATCAAGCTGGCTGCTCAGGCCCGGCGATGTTGTCCGCGTCGGCCTGGATCAGGGAGCGACAACACCCGGACTCTATGTGCCCATGAAAGCCATCCGCCAGCAGGCCGGTAAAACGTCAATTTTCATAGTTGACGACGCCACTGAACAGACCATGGCCCGTGAAGTCGAAATCGTCCTTTCGGAAAGCAGCTTCCCTTCCTCGCGGGAAATGATGTTACGTCAGATCAGACCGGCCCCCGGAGTGAAGCTGCCTCCCCATGCCCGAGTCATTCTGGAAGGTATGCCCTTCCTCAGTGATGGCGAACCGGTGACAGTCGTCGGGAAACCGGAGGCCGTCCAATGA
- a CDS encoding TetR/AcrR family transcriptional regulator: MTSKSANKGRLTDRKRAAIMEAAVSELKQNGFDNTSMDRIAEVASVSKRTVYNHFPSKEDLFAAIVDELMSRCQLIEVSDYTPGEPIATQLSDIGQTAVDLMASPEFQDLARVTLSRFLQSPDLAREMMIDSTQFEAGLIVWLETAHQEGNLQIPDAQLAAKQFLGLIQSFAFWPPLIGKEAPLTEVQKKQLVESTVSMFLAQYSCRKRS, from the coding sequence ATGACGTCAAAATCGGCAAACAAGGGAAGACTGACAGATCGGAAACGGGCCGCAATCATGGAGGCCGCCGTTTCGGAGCTGAAGCAGAACGGTTTCGACAACACCAGTATGGACCGGATTGCGGAAGTCGCATCTGTATCCAAGAGAACGGTTTACAATCATTTTCCCAGCAAGGAGGATCTGTTCGCTGCGATTGTGGATGAGCTGATGTCACGATGTCAGTTGATCGAAGTCTCCGACTATACTCCCGGTGAACCCATTGCCACTCAGCTGAGCGATATCGGTCAGACGGCCGTCGATTTGATGGCTTCCCCCGAATTTCAGGATCTGGCCCGGGTTACGCTTTCCCGTTTTTTGCAGTCGCCGGACCTGGCTCGTGAGATGATGATTGATTCGACCCAGTTTGAGGCCGGGTTGATCGTCTGGCTGGAAACAGCGCATCAGGAGGGTAACCTGCAGATTCCTGATGCCCAACTGGCGGCGAAGCAGTTCCTGGGACTGATTCAATCCTTCGCTTTCTGGCCCCCATTGATCGGCAAGGAAGCGCCACTGACGGAAGTTCAGAAGAAACAGCTGGTGGAATCGACGGTCAGCATGTTTCTGGCTCAATACTCCTGCCGAAAACGGTCCTGA